One Desulforhopalus sp. DNA segment encodes these proteins:
- a CDS encoding WbuC family cupin fold metalloprotein, with product MATHPKALKAPTGQTTLLSAALIDQVVQASRLSPRKRILLPLHKGPEAPLHRMLNAIQPQSYIRPHRHLYPPKPETIIVLRGAILCIVFTPSGEVQEELTIAAGTDNFGFDCEPGVYHTFLALSIDTVIFEVKPGPYEVSTDKDFATWAPPEESPEAANYLAFLYKLREGDERPNPPGRPKR from the coding sequence ATGGCAACACATCCCAAAGCCCTCAAAGCCCCGACCGGCCAGACTACCCTCCTCAGTGCCGCCCTGATCGACCAGGTGGTCCAGGCTTCGCGGCTCAGCCCCCGCAAACGCATTCTACTCCCCCTGCATAAGGGCCCGGAGGCTCCCCTGCACCGGATGCTCAACGCCATTCAGCCGCAGAGCTATATTCGCCCCCATCGTCACCTGTATCCGCCAAAGCCGGAAACAATCATTGTTTTGCGGGGTGCGATTTTATGTATTGTTTTCACCCCATCCGGAGAGGTACAAGAGGAACTGACGATCGCCGCAGGCACCGATAATTTTGGATTTGACTGTGAGCCCGGGGTGTATCACACCTTTCTCGCCCTGAGCATCGACACAGTTATTTTCGAGGTAAAACCAGGCCCTTATGAAGTAAGCACCGACAAGGACTTTGCGACCTGGGCACCTCCTGAAGAGAGCCCGGAGGCAGCCAACTATCTAGCCTTCCTCTACAAGCTTCGGGAAGGAGACGAAAGACCAAACCCGCCAGGTCGACCAAAGAGATAA
- the nudC gene encoding NAD(+) diphosphatase produces MKNLSPFALKHAFIAGAVPHLGASACWFIFARNKLLVELTDRRPPAISPRGPEEFGLKPVFSRYLGSYAGADCFVATLDNEAIAPPNMEFRDLRSLFGELDEDIFCLAGRAIQIIHWHREHQFCGKCGTPMVDKQTELARHCPNCIFVSYPRLSPAVIMSVIRGDRILLARSPRFSAGMYSTLAGFVEPGETLEEAVYREVFEEVGVFVDNIRYVASQPWPFPHSLMIGFATTYKSGDIHVDNKEIEDAGWFSAADLPVLPSKISISRLLIDNFLKDQGINSMRE; encoded by the coding sequence ATGAAAAATCTATCCCCTTTCGCCCTGAAACATGCCTTTATCGCCGGTGCCGTTCCCCACCTCGGAGCGTCCGCCTGCTGGTTCATCTTCGCCAGAAATAAGCTCCTTGTAGAGCTGACCGACCGGCGACCGCCGGCAATCTCTCCCAGGGGGCCGGAAGAATTTGGTCTAAAACCGGTATTTTCCCGGTATCTTGGCAGCTACGCCGGTGCCGACTGTTTTGTCGCGACCCTCGACAACGAAGCAATCGCCCCGCCGAACATGGAATTCCGCGACCTCCGGAGTCTCTTCGGCGAGCTCGATGAGGATATCTTCTGTCTCGCTGGCCGGGCAATCCAGATCATCCATTGGCACCGGGAGCACCAATTCTGCGGAAAATGCGGTACGCCCATGGTCGACAAGCAAACCGAGCTTGCGCGGCACTGCCCGAACTGCATTTTTGTCAGCTACCCAAGACTTTCCCCCGCCGTGATTATGTCGGTGATCCGTGGCGATCGCATCCTTCTCGCCCGTTCGCCGCGTTTTTCGGCAGGAATGTACAGCACCCTGGCCGGTTTCGTCGAACCTGGAGAGACCCTTGAAGAGGCGGTCTACAGGGAAGTATTTGAGGAGGTCGGTGTCTTTGTCGACAATATTCGCTATGTCGCTAGTCAGCCCTGGCCCTTTCCCCACTCGCTGATGATTGGGTTTGCCACTACCTATAAAAGCGGCGATATCCATGTCGACAACAAAGAAATTGAGGATGCCGGATGGTTCTCAGCGGCCGATTTACCGGTTCTGCCCTCGAAGATCTCCATTTCCCGCCTGCTCATTGACAATTTCCTCAAAGACCAGGGTATCAACTCCATGAGGGAGTGA
- a CDS encoding response regulator transcription factor, whose product MKILIAEDEFTTRMMVQVCLENWGYRVESVTNGNDAWAALQKPDAPHIAILDWEMPELDGVEVCRRVKEMDVISPPYIILLTSRDSKIDIVRGFDAGADDYMTKPFNDNELRARVRVAERLVRTQSSLAESVAELKEALNQVEMLENGVEICGDCHKILSPYDGDWHGFRDVLENGADPRFIVTTCPACAQK is encoded by the coding sequence GTGAAAATACTGATTGCCGAAGATGAATTTACCACCCGGATGATGGTGCAGGTCTGCCTTGAAAACTGGGGCTACCGGGTTGAAAGTGTGACTAATGGCAATGATGCTTGGGCCGCACTGCAAAAACCGGATGCACCTCATATCGCCATTCTCGATTGGGAAATGCCCGAGCTTGATGGTGTTGAAGTATGCCGGCGGGTGAAGGAAATGGATGTGATCAGTCCCCCGTATATCATCCTGTTAACCTCCCGGGACAGCAAGATTGACATTGTCAGGGGCTTTGATGCCGGTGCCGACGACTACATGACCAAGCCCTTCAACGACAATGAACTGCGGGCGAGGGTACGAGTCGCCGAGCGATTGGTGCGTACCCAGTCTTCCCTGGCGGAGTCGGTGGCTGAGCTGAAAGAGGCCCTGAATCAGGTGGAGATGCTTGAGAATGGCGTCGAGATCTGTGGTGATTGCCACAAGATCCTCAGCCCCTACGATGGGGATTGGCATGGTTTTCGCGATGTTCTGGAAAATGGCGCCGATCCCCGGTTCATTGTCACTACCTGCCCGGCCTGCGCCCAGAAATAG
- a CDS encoding Lrp/AsnC ligand binding domain-containing protein: MVTSIILMNVERTKINEVAEQLQAIPGISEVYSVSGNFDLVAIVRVANNDELANLVTKKMQAVQAIKKTETMLAFKAYSQHDLEAMFAVGM; encoded by the coding sequence ATGGTTACATCGATAATTCTGATGAATGTGGAACGGACAAAGATAAATGAAGTCGCTGAACAGCTGCAGGCTATCCCCGGTATCTCCGAGGTGTACTCGGTGAGCGGCAACTTCGACCTGGTGGCCATAGTCCGAGTTGCCAATAACGATGAGCTGGCCAACCTCGTCACCAAAAAGATGCAGGCCGTTCAAGCGATCAAAAAGACCGAGACGATGCTGGCCTTCAAGGCCTATTCCCAACACGACCTGGAAGCGATGTTCGCGGTGGGAATGTAA
- a CDS encoding macro domain-containing protein has product MKTVEGDLISLALDGHFDVIVHGCNCFCTMGGGIARVIQEEFPEAYAADLVTAKGDRNKLGSFSSATVTRNNWEITIVNGYSQFHFHGADVLVDYDAVRQLFAGIKKTFAGKRIGYPKLGAGLAGGDWHIISAIIDEELAGEDHCLVVYAR; this is encoded by the coding sequence ATGAAGACAGTAGAAGGAGACCTTATTAGCCTGGCCCTTGATGGGCATTTTGACGTCATTGTCCATGGATGCAACTGTTTCTGCACGATGGGCGGCGGCATAGCCCGGGTAATCCAGGAAGAGTTCCCCGAGGCCTACGCCGCCGATCTGGTCACCGCAAAAGGAGACCGCAACAAACTCGGCAGCTTCAGCTCGGCCACGGTTACCCGCAACAACTGGGAAATCACTATTGTCAACGGCTACAGCCAGTTTCATTTCCACGGCGCCGATGTCCTGGTTGATTACGATGCCGTTCGCCAACTTTTCGCTGGCATAAAAAAAACCTTTGCCGGCAAACGCATCGGCTACCCAAAACTCGGAGCGGGGCTTGCAGGTGGCGACTGGCACATTATCTCGGCTATTATTGATGAGGAACTGGCGGGAGAAGACCATTGCCTGGTGGTCTATGCCCGATGA
- a CDS encoding DsbA family oxidoreductase, whose product MTGRIERLQQEFAITVRWRAFPLHPEVPEEGQSLVDLFRTSPEKIAGILQNLQAKATELGLPFGPREKTFNSRLAQELGMWAAAKGRGETFHLATFKAYFAHGLNIGDSKVLVKIARDVGLPESEAARVLAERPYKEQVDRDWQESRLRGITAVPTFVMGQHRLVGAQSYQDLAAMVRLSGAGKKTP is encoded by the coding sequence ATTACCGGGCGTATTGAAAGACTGCAGCAGGAATTTGCTATTACTGTCCGTTGGCGGGCTTTTCCCCTCCACCCCGAGGTTCCGGAAGAGGGCCAATCCCTTGTCGATCTTTTCCGGACAAGCCCGGAGAAAATTGCCGGGATACTTCAAAACTTACAGGCCAAAGCCACTGAACTCGGCCTGCCCTTCGGGCCGCGAGAAAAAACCTTCAACAGCAGGCTGGCCCAGGAACTGGGGATGTGGGCTGCCGCCAAGGGCCGGGGTGAGACCTTCCATCTGGCCACCTTTAAGGCCTATTTCGCCCATGGTCTGAATATCGGCGACAGCAAGGTGTTGGTGAAAATTGCCAGGGACGTAGGTTTGCCGGAATCGGAAGCGGCACGCGTCCTTGCTGAGCGCCCTTACAAGGAACAGGTTGACAGAGATTGGCAGGAATCCCGGTTAAGAGGCATTACCGCCGTACCGACCTTTGTCATGGGACAGCACCGTCTGGTGGGCGCCCAGAGCTACCAGGACCTCGCTGCAATGGTCCGTCTGAGTGGCGCCGGTAAAAAGACCCCATAG